In a genomic window of Amycolatopsis japonica:
- a CDS encoding GNAT family N-acetyltransferase, with protein MVEISFLTESDRPSWEALARDNDAYFAVERDDDAYDRTWRRLVDDGQPIGITARLDGEPVGFAHYLFHAGIWGAQRCYLADLFVDAGARRRGVAAAMIAWVARDAEERGFPRLYWNTLEDSPARGLYDKVAEVNEGLVVYSYLRRGVRNSPHG; from the coding sequence ATGGTGGAGATCAGCTTCCTGACCGAGTCCGATCGCCCCTCCTGGGAAGCGCTGGCACGCGACAACGACGCGTACTTCGCCGTGGAACGTGACGACGACGCCTACGACCGGACCTGGCGGCGCCTGGTCGACGACGGGCAGCCGATCGGGATCACCGCACGGCTGGACGGCGAGCCGGTCGGATTCGCGCATTACCTGTTCCACGCGGGGATCTGGGGAGCGCAGCGGTGCTATCTGGCGGACCTGTTCGTCGACGCGGGCGCCCGGCGGCGGGGTGTCGCGGCCGCGATGATCGCGTGGGTCGCGCGGGACGCCGAGGAACGCGGTTTCCCCCGCCTGTACTGGAACACGCTGGAGGATTCCCCGGCCCGCGGGCTGTACGACAAGGTGGCCGAGGTCAACGAAGGGCTGGTCGTGTACAGCTACCTCCGGCGAGGTGTACGGAACTCTCCGCACGGGTGA
- a CDS encoding CsbD family protein, which yields MNDKAENKIDELKGKAKEAAGNATDNEQWQAEGKAEQGKANVKQAGEKIKDAVKGVRD from the coding sequence ATGAACGACAAGGCCGAGAACAAGATCGACGAACTCAAGGGCAAGGCCAAGGAAGCCGCCGGGAACGCCACGGACAACGAACAGTGGCAGGCGGAAGGCAAGGCCGAGCAGGGCAAGGCCAACGTCAAGCAGGCCGGCGAGAAGATCAAGGACGCGGTGAAGGGCGTCCGGGACTGA
- a CDS encoding pentapeptide repeat-containing protein — protein MEFRDFDGIKVRRPSVEREDLESEPAVFGGDFDFDTVHLDGGEQDGVRGGGEIAHSLVSEVSLANARLDRLTLSDVVFEGVDLSNAAIRDLSARRVEILRCRAIGLGVAITAATDLYVENARFDYASVTVERVKGAVVFSGCSFRETVFSGDLSRLTFVDCDFTETEFAATSAVDCDLRGSRLSGVRGLLTLRGAKITGEQAVSVAGILATESGLSVQPSG, from the coding sequence ATGGAGTTCCGGGATTTCGACGGCATCAAGGTGCGGCGGCCTTCGGTCGAGCGCGAAGACCTCGAAAGCGAACCCGCCGTGTTCGGCGGCGACTTCGATTTCGACACCGTCCATCTCGACGGCGGTGAGCAGGACGGCGTCCGCGGTGGCGGCGAGATCGCGCACTCCCTCGTCTCGGAAGTGAGCTTGGCGAACGCCCGGCTCGACAGGCTGACGCTCTCCGACGTGGTCTTCGAAGGCGTCGACCTGTCCAACGCGGCGATCCGCGACCTGTCGGCCCGCCGGGTCGAAATCCTGCGCTGCCGGGCGATCGGGCTCGGCGTGGCGATCACCGCCGCCACCGATCTGTACGTCGAGAACGCGCGGTTCGACTATGCCTCTGTGACGGTCGAGCGAGTGAAGGGCGCGGTCGTGTTCTCCGGATGTTCGTTCCGGGAGACGGTGTTCTCCGGCGACCTTTCCCGGCTGACCTTCGTCGACTGCGACTTCACCGAGACCGAATTCGCGGCGACCTCCGCGGTGGACTGCGACCTCCGCGGCTCGCGCCTGTCCGGCGTCCGCGGTCTGCTGACCCTGCGCGGCGCGAAGATCACCGGCGAGCAGGCCGTCTCGGTCGCCGGAATCCTCGCGACCGAGAGCGGCCTGTCGGTTCAGCCTTCGGGATAG
- a CDS encoding cupin domain-containing protein, whose protein sequence is MHPEILAQEGYTSVSVKESPARELFPGIRLRPLWTGADGAHANLLEMDPGTSWPHRDVHEPGPEEVFVVSGTFNDGARDYPAGTFLHAPAGSWHVPASATGCTLFVFYPEG, encoded by the coding sequence ATGCACCCAGAGATCCTCGCCCAAGAGGGCTACACTTCCGTCTCCGTCAAGGAATCCCCCGCGCGCGAGCTCTTCCCCGGAATCCGCCTCCGTCCACTGTGGACAGGCGCGGACGGCGCGCACGCGAATCTGCTGGAAATGGATCCCGGCACCTCGTGGCCGCACCGCGACGTCCACGAACCGGGCCCTGAAGAAGTGTTCGTCGTCTCCGGCACCTTCAACGACGGCGCGCGCGACTATCCGGCCGGGACGTTCTTGCACGCTCCGGCGGGCTCTTGGCACGTGCCCGCCTCGGCGACCGGGTGCACGCTCTTCGTCTTCTATCCCGAAGGCTGA
- a CDS encoding GlxA family transcriptional regulator: protein MHRVRALVRPVQSTFELGIAAEVFGTERAGVPRYYEFDVCTEKPGAVPTTAGYAMSVTQGLSALADADTVLIPGWSPVEAPLSAPVRRALLRAHARGARLVTICSGVFALARTGLLDGRSATTHWARAAQLREEFPLIKVEPDVLYVDHGDVATSAGAGAGIDLCLHLVRRDHGAAHAALVARHMVMPPHRDGGQAQFVPAPPPGDELDGLLEWAGTRLGTPLSVGDLAAHLNVSPRTLARRFADQLGTTPGAWLLTRRVTEARTLLEETGLPVEVIAARVGLTSAVNLRRRFRDQVGTTPGAYRRAFRGPVSP from the coding sequence ATGCATCGGGTGAGGGCACTGGTGCGGCCGGTGCAGTCGACGTTCGAGCTCGGGATCGCCGCCGAGGTCTTCGGTACGGAGCGGGCCGGGGTGCCGCGGTACTACGAATTCGACGTCTGCACGGAGAAACCCGGCGCGGTGCCGACCACGGCCGGGTACGCGATGTCCGTGACGCAGGGCCTTTCCGCCCTGGCGGACGCCGACACCGTGCTCATCCCCGGCTGGTCCCCGGTCGAGGCACCGCTGTCGGCGCCCGTGCGCCGGGCGCTCCTGCGCGCGCACGCCAGGGGAGCGCGGCTCGTCACGATCTGCTCCGGTGTCTTCGCGCTGGCCCGCACCGGGCTGCTCGACGGCAGGTCGGCGACCACGCATTGGGCGCGCGCCGCTCAGCTGCGGGAGGAGTTCCCGCTGATCAAGGTGGAGCCGGACGTGCTCTACGTGGACCACGGCGACGTCGCCACGAGCGCCGGGGCGGGCGCGGGGATCGACCTCTGCCTGCACCTCGTCCGGCGTGACCACGGTGCCGCGCACGCGGCCCTCGTCGCCCGGCACATGGTGATGCCGCCGCATCGCGACGGCGGGCAGGCGCAGTTCGTCCCGGCGCCGCCGCCCGGCGACGAGCTGGACGGTCTCCTCGAATGGGCGGGCACCCGACTCGGGACGCCGTTGTCGGTGGGCGATCTGGCCGCACACCTCAACGTCTCGCCGCGCACGCTGGCCCGGCGCTTCGCCGATCAGCTCGGCACGACGCCGGGCGCGTGGCTGTTGACGCGCCGGGTGACCGAGGCGCGCACCCTGCTGGAGGAGACCGGCCTGCCGGTGGAGGTGATCGCGGCCCGCGTCGGCCTGACGTCGGCCGTGAACCTCCGCCGCCGCTTCCGCGATCAGGTCGGCACGACGCCGGGCGCGTACCGGCGCGCGTTCCGTGGCCCGGTTTCGCCTTGA
- a CDS encoding helix-turn-helix domain-containing protein, with protein sequence MADILPFQQKRPEPEPLWRDVLGRSLRAAREDQGGRLVDVAERAGISPQYLSEIERGRKEPSSEMIAAVTGALGLDLADLLFGIAGTISRGGSTGLAVGRRPRGPVLMAA encoded by the coding sequence ATGGCGGACATCCTCCCTTTCCAGCAGAAGCGTCCCGAGCCGGAACCGCTGTGGCGTGACGTGCTGGGCCGGAGCCTGCGCGCCGCGCGGGAGGACCAGGGCGGCCGCCTCGTCGACGTCGCGGAACGCGCCGGGATCTCGCCGCAGTACCTCTCCGAGATCGAGCGCGGACGCAAGGAGCCGTCGAGCGAGATGATCGCCGCGGTCACCGGCGCGCTCGGGCTCGACCTCGCGGACCTGCTTTTCGGGATCGCGGGCACGATCAGCCGGGGCGGCAGCACGGGCCTCGCGGTCGGACGGCGTCCGCGAGGGCCCGTGCTCATGGCCGCCTGA
- a CDS encoding ClpP family protease: MSTYTIPNVISRSPAGERIMDVYSHLLSERIIYLGTAIDSGVANALITQLLYLEADNPEQEINLYINTEGGDPSAMLALYDTMRFIKAPVATTCVGQAVAAGAILLAAGEAGHRFVLPHTRVVLHQPAAQGRGTIPDLILQADEVVRVRTQLEEILSAHTGRAVSDLRHDTDRDRVFDAAGAVAYGLADRVLDERA, encoded by the coding sequence ATGAGCACCTACACCATCCCCAACGTCATCTCCCGCAGTCCCGCCGGCGAGCGGATCATGGACGTCTACTCGCATCTGTTGTCGGAGCGGATCATCTACCTCGGGACCGCGATCGACTCCGGGGTCGCGAACGCCCTCATCACGCAGCTGCTGTACCTGGAGGCGGACAACCCCGAGCAGGAGATCAACCTCTACATCAACACCGAGGGCGGCGACCCGTCGGCGATGCTCGCGCTGTACGACACCATGCGCTTCATCAAGGCGCCGGTGGCGACGACCTGTGTCGGCCAGGCCGTCGCGGCGGGCGCGATCCTGCTGGCGGCGGGCGAGGCGGGGCATCGCTTCGTGCTGCCGCACACCCGGGTGGTGCTGCACCAGCCCGCTGCGCAGGGTCGCGGCACGATCCCGGACCTCATCCTGCAGGCCGACGAGGTCGTGCGGGTGCGGACGCAGCTGGAGGAGATCCTGTCCGCCCACACCGGCCGCGCCGTCTCGGATCTGCGCCACGACACCGACCGGGACCGCGTGTTCGACGCGGCGGGCGCCGTCGCCTACGGGCTGGCGGACCGCGTCCTCGACGAACGGGCTTAG
- a CDS encoding ClpP family protease — protein MSDNEKQPLFDQRQRERFFSQRVLVLDGPLDDDNGTVLTTQLLSLASEDPRKDIALWIHSPGGSVPSMLAIRDVMRLVPCDVATLALGLACSAGQFLLSAGTPGKRFALPHARILMHQGSSGIGGSAVEVEVQADDLRYTRDTVLGLIADDTGQPIDRIFADSLHDRWFTTEQAREYGFIDHIVESLDQVVPVRTHKLGLGTERGAGA, from the coding sequence ATGAGCGACAACGAGAAACAGCCACTCTTCGACCAACGGCAACGGGAACGGTTCTTCAGCCAGCGTGTGCTGGTCCTCGACGGCCCGCTCGACGACGACAACGGGACGGTCCTCACCACCCAGCTGCTGTCACTGGCGAGCGAGGATCCGCGCAAGGACATCGCGTTGTGGATCCACTCGCCGGGCGGTTCGGTCCCGTCGATGCTGGCGATCCGGGACGTGATGCGGCTCGTGCCGTGCGACGTCGCCACGCTCGCGCTGGGGCTGGCGTGCAGTGCCGGGCAGTTCCTGCTCTCCGCGGGCACCCCGGGCAAACGGTTCGCCCTGCCGCACGCACGGATCCTGATGCACCAGGGTTCGTCAGGCATCGGCGGCTCGGCCGTCGAGGTCGAGGTACAGGCGGACGATCTGCGCTACACGCGGGACACCGTGCTCGGGCTCATCGCCGACGACACCGGACAGCCCATCGACCGGATCTTCGCCGATTCGCTGCACGACCGCTGGTTCACCACCGAGCAGGCCCGCGAATACGGCTTCATCGACCACATCGTCGAAAGCCTCGACCAGGTCGTCCCGGTCCGCACCCACAAACTCGGCCTCGGCACGGAAAGGGGTGCGGGCGCATGA
- a CDS encoding serine/threonine-protein kinase: MTAVSSTIAERYTLLEKLGGDGTAVLWRGEDGPDGPRVAIKELPLPTHEPARVERLKEAALVAVDHPSVVPVRDVVVADGSAFIVMDPVEGRTLEDLASAGPLPPRFVADIGGKVLGALAAAHTAGVVHGDVRPANILVGPDGAVKLTGFGIAKALDPVGTPAFLAPETIAGHEGTPHSDLWSLGVTLLSASEGGNFFQRANVAATLYAVVNEQPAIDRTPGPLADVLRGLLAKAPHARMLPDHALPLLAQAASGIETPVPIRSAPSRPGLTPPSVFAVLAGVASMLFGFYVLVDAMMIHRAYYVFDLLWPPLLLARLGIVLAGALWVAGGALLFARVRHGQVMLGIAGGLTLLTVLMLNAVDDEREYFGLALQPGLTLDVVALVFAVLLTITVWFVPAKRPAVG; this comes from the coding sequence GTGACGGCAGTTTCCAGCACGATCGCCGAGCGCTACACCCTGCTCGAGAAGCTGGGTGGCGACGGGACGGCCGTGCTGTGGCGCGGCGAGGACGGGCCGGACGGTCCGCGGGTCGCGATCAAGGAGCTGCCGCTCCCCACGCACGAGCCGGCCCGCGTGGAGCGACTCAAGGAGGCAGCCCTCGTCGCGGTGGATCACCCGTCGGTGGTGCCCGTCCGCGATGTCGTGGTGGCGGACGGAAGCGCGTTCATCGTGATGGACCCGGTGGAGGGCCGGACCCTGGAGGACCTCGCGTCCGCGGGCCCGCTGCCGCCGCGGTTCGTGGCCGACATCGGCGGAAAGGTGCTCGGCGCGCTCGCCGCCGCGCATACGGCGGGCGTCGTGCACGGGGACGTGCGGCCCGCGAACATCCTGGTGGGTCCCGACGGCGCGGTGAAGCTGACCGGCTTCGGGATCGCCAAGGCCCTCGACCCGGTGGGCACACCGGCCTTCCTCGCCCCTGAAACGATCGCGGGGCACGAAGGCACGCCCCATTCCGACCTCTGGTCGCTCGGCGTGACGCTGCTCAGCGCGAGCGAGGGCGGGAACTTCTTCCAGCGGGCGAACGTCGCGGCCACGCTGTACGCCGTCGTCAACGAGCAGCCCGCCATCGACCGGACGCCCGGCCCGCTCGCGGACGTCCTCCGCGGTCTGCTGGCGAAAGCGCCACACGCGCGCATGCTGCCGGACCACGCGCTTCCGCTGCTGGCCCAGGCGGCGAGCGGGATCGAAACGCCGGTGCCGATCCGGTCCGCGCCGTCGCGTCCCGGCCTGACGCCGCCGTCGGTCTTCGCGGTCCTGGCCGGGGTGGCGAGCATGCTCTTCGGTTTCTACGTGCTGGTGGACGCGATGATGATCCACCGCGCGTACTACGTGTTCGACCTGCTATGGCCACCACTGCTGCTCGCCCGCCTCGGCATCGTGCTGGCGGGCGCGCTGTGGGTGGCCGGTGGTGCGCTCCTGTTCGCCAGGGTCCGCCATGGACAGGTCATGCTCGGCATCGCCGGCGGGCTGACGCTGCTCACCGTGCTGATGCTGAACGCGGTCGACGACGAACGCGAGTACTTCGGCCTCGCCCTGCAACCGGGTCTCACCCTCGACGTCGTCGCCCTCGTCTTCGCCGTGCTGTTGACCATCACCGTGTGGTTCGTCCCGGCGAAACGCCCTGCTGTGGGCTGA
- a CDS encoding PucR family transcriptional regulator has protein sequence MLTLAALVDDPALELRVVVPGRDGALAGQVLWVHNTELPDPGPYVREHEVVLTNGLWLDRVDPADFVARVVGAGAAGIIFGLRVEQRETPAALADACREAGLPLLEISVAVPFTAVTRAAAAIQATDRQNALMSLVRRGDELTSALSRGAGASGVLAVLRREHELPLAVVDRMGRELASAGAELDAGQTRAAAEALAGHPPPLEADLGAGTRAALFPVGAIGDADAALLCLRPAAELTRGERDALEQTARYLSLEVARHQAVQAIEMRFAVELLDMVLSGAQRAAEVPGRLRAFGVDPDGPLAVIALAFAGDEAATPPGMAEAVTDFLLADGLPAVVAAGSQDVVAVLPFRSGRQSPAAFAPRLAAAVSHRLSGGRVVVGLADPAPGAAELRMPLSRSREACRVLRGRRGGPIAASFAELGSYRLLLESHDEQWQHTFADALLGPLREHDRVRDGELETTLRAFLDHDGQWAATAAALFVHVNTLRNRLAKVTELTGRDVGRTADRVDLFLALEAAQSG, from the coding sequence ATGCTGACCTTGGCGGCGCTGGTCGACGACCCGGCCCTGGAACTGCGGGTGGTCGTCCCCGGCCGCGACGGAGCGCTGGCCGGGCAGGTGTTGTGGGTGCACAACACCGAGCTCCCCGACCCGGGACCGTACGTGCGCGAGCACGAGGTCGTGCTGACCAACGGCCTGTGGCTGGACCGCGTCGATCCGGCGGATTTCGTCGCGAGGGTGGTCGGCGCCGGAGCGGCGGGGATCATCTTCGGCCTGCGCGTGGAACAACGCGAGACCCCTGCCGCGCTCGCCGACGCCTGCCGGGAAGCCGGGTTGCCGTTGCTGGAGATCTCGGTGGCGGTGCCGTTCACGGCGGTCACCCGCGCGGCCGCGGCGATCCAGGCCACCGACCGGCAGAACGCGCTGATGTCGTTGGTGCGCCGAGGCGACGAGCTGACTTCGGCGTTGTCGAGGGGAGCGGGCGCGTCCGGGGTGCTCGCGGTCCTCCGCCGTGAGCACGAACTCCCGCTGGCGGTCGTGGACCGGATGGGCCGGGAACTGGCGTCCGCCGGCGCCGAACTGGACGCCGGGCAGACGCGCGCCGCGGCCGAGGCGCTGGCCGGGCATCCGCCGCCGCTGGAAGCGGATCTCGGCGCGGGGACGCGGGCGGCGTTGTTCCCCGTCGGCGCGATCGGGGACGCGGACGCCGCGTTGTTGTGCCTGCGTCCCGCGGCGGAGCTGACGCGCGGGGAGCGGGACGCGCTGGAGCAGACCGCCCGCTATCTCAGCCTGGAAGTGGCCAGGCACCAGGCGGTGCAGGCGATCGAGATGCGGTTCGCCGTCGAGCTGCTGGACATGGTGCTCTCCGGCGCGCAGCGGGCCGCGGAGGTGCCCGGCAGGCTGCGGGCCTTCGGGGTCGATCCGGACGGGCCGCTGGCGGTGATCGCGCTGGCGTTCGCGGGGGACGAAGCCGCGACCCCGCCGGGGATGGCCGAGGCGGTGACGGACTTCCTCCTGGCGGACGGGCTCCCCGCGGTCGTGGCGGCGGGCAGCCAGGACGTCGTCGCGGTACTGCCGTTCCGTTCGGGAAGGCAGTCACCCGCCGCCTTCGCGCCGCGGCTGGCGGCGGCGGTGTCGCACCGGCTTTCCGGTGGGCGCGTGGTCGTCGGGCTCGCCGACCCCGCGCCGGGCGCGGCCGAATTGCGGATGCCGTTGTCGCGTAGCCGCGAAGCCTGCCGTGTGCTCCGGGGCAGGCGCGGCGGGCCGATCGCGGCGAGTTTCGCCGAGCTGGGCAGCTACCGGCTGCTGCTGGAGTCGCACGACGAGCAGTGGCAGCACACCTTCGCCGACGCCCTGCTCGGCCCGCTGCGTGAGCACGACCGCGTCCGCGACGGCGAACTGGAGACGACCCTGCGGGCGTTCCTCGATCACGACGGCCAGTGGGCGGCCACCGCCGCGGCGCTGTTCGTGCACGTCAACACCTTGCGCAACCGGCTGGCCAAGGTCACCGAGCTGACCGGCCGCGACGTCGGGCGGACCGCGGACCGGGTCGACCTGTTCCTGGCCTTGGAAGCGGCTCAGTCCGGATAG
- a CDS encoding polysaccharide deacetylase family protein produces MTEASWHGGAAAVATLTFDVDAESPILARGRGYADHLSTMSHQAYGPRVGVPRVLDLLDELAVPATFFVPGWVAEQRPGLAAAIVERGHEVAHHSYSHRPPTAMTAAEQRADFERGMAVFAAQDIEISGHRAAGWESTWDTPALVAEHGLSYDSSLMADDRPYLIETGAGRIAELPVHWSLDDWEQYAFLPAPHIGSVITSPIRVLEMWRAELDAMRRYRCLFNLCLHPFLSGRPGRLEAVRSLIEFGLGLGDVRFARCRDVAAAALADPALPVEPLRHLEIDPAVYPD; encoded by the coding sequence GTGACGGAAGCAAGCTGGCACGGCGGCGCGGCCGCGGTCGCGACCCTGACCTTCGACGTCGACGCGGAATCCCCGATCCTCGCCCGAGGACGGGGCTACGCGGACCACCTGTCGACCATGTCCCATCAGGCGTACGGGCCCCGGGTCGGGGTGCCGCGCGTCCTCGATCTGCTCGACGAACTGGCCGTGCCCGCGACGTTCTTCGTGCCGGGCTGGGTCGCCGAACAGCGGCCCGGCCTCGCCGCCGCGATCGTGGAACGGGGGCACGAGGTGGCCCACCATTCCTACAGCCACCGGCCGCCGACCGCGATGACCGCGGCCGAGCAGCGAGCCGATTTCGAACGGGGCATGGCGGTGTTCGCCGCGCAGGACATCGAGATCAGCGGTCATCGCGCGGCGGGCTGGGAGTCCACTTGGGACACTCCGGCGCTCGTGGCCGAACACGGGCTGAGCTACGACTCGTCGCTGATGGCCGACGACCGGCCGTACCTGATCGAGACCGGGGCCGGCCGGATCGCCGAACTGCCCGTGCACTGGTCGCTCGACGATTGGGAGCAGTACGCGTTCCTTCCCGCGCCGCACATCGGCTCGGTGATCACGTCGCCGATACGGGTGCTGGAGATGTGGCGCGCCGAGCTGGACGCGATGCGCCGCTATCGGTGCCTGTTCAACCTGTGCCTGCACCCGTTCCTTTCGGGCAGGCCGGGTCGGCTGGAGGCGGTGCGCTCGCTCATCGAGTTCGGGCTCGGGCTCGGTGACGTCCGGTTCGCCCGCTGCCGCGACGTGGCGGCCGCGGCGCTGGCCGACCCCGCCTTGCCCGTGGAACCGTTGCGGCACCTCGAAATCGACCCGGCTGTCTATCCGGACTGA
- a CDS encoding oxidoreductase, giving the protein MTTTVEHPALTPAGLGGLALRNRYAVAPMSRVSARPDGTPTGEMADYYAEFARGGFGLVFSEGTYPDSEASQGYLNQPGLARDEHVAGWRVVTAGVRAAGGRMIAQLMHAGAIAQGHPNTVGPSAVQPRGEKMRAYGGSGPWPVPRELTTAEIDDVIDGFAAAAVRARQAGFDGVEVHAANGYLLDQFLTDYTNHRTDSYGGPVANRIRLTAQVVTAVAEAVPELVTGVRLSQTKVNDFTYRWPGGRADAEVIFAAVAEAGAQYLHIASEGRNWLETAKLADGGTITALARQVTGLPVIANGGMHDLAQAHEVLTGGHADLLSIGHGALANPDLPARVAAAEPLAEFDRAMVSPTVTVANARRWRESRQA; this is encoded by the coding sequence ATGACGACCACCGTCGAACACCCCGCTCTCACCCCGGCCGGCCTCGGCGGTCTCGCGCTGCGCAACCGCTACGCCGTCGCCCCGATGTCCCGCGTCTCCGCGCGGCCCGACGGCACCCCGACCGGCGAAATGGCCGACTACTACGCCGAATTCGCCCGCGGCGGTTTCGGGCTGGTGTTCAGCGAGGGCACCTACCCCGACAGCGAGGCCAGCCAGGGATACCTCAACCAGCCCGGCCTCGCGCGGGACGAACACGTCGCGGGCTGGCGGGTGGTCACCGCCGGAGTCCGCGCCGCGGGCGGCAGGATGATCGCGCAGCTCATGCACGCCGGGGCCATCGCGCAGGGCCATCCGAACACCGTCGGTCCGTCGGCCGTCCAGCCGCGCGGCGAGAAGATGCGCGCGTACGGCGGTTCCGGGCCGTGGCCGGTCCCCCGTGAACTGACCACCGCCGAGATCGACGACGTCATCGACGGCTTCGCGGCCGCCGCCGTGCGTGCCCGTCAGGCCGGCTTCGACGGCGTCGAGGTGCACGCGGCCAACGGATACCTGCTCGACCAGTTCCTCACCGACTACACCAATCACCGCACCGACTCCTACGGCGGACCGGTCGCGAACCGGATCCGGCTGACCGCGCAGGTCGTGACCGCCGTCGCCGAAGCCGTGCCGGAGCTGGTGACCGGCGTGCGGTTGTCGCAGACCAAGGTCAACGACTTCACCTATCGCTGGCCGGGCGGCCGCGCCGACGCCGAGGTGATCTTCGCCGCGGTCGCCGAGGCTGGCGCGCAGTATCTCCACATCGCCAGCGAAGGGCGGAACTGGCTGGAGACGGCGAAACTGGCCGACGGCGGCACGATCACCGCGCTCGCCCGGCAGGTCACCGGGCTGCCGGTGATCGCCAACGGCGGGATGCACGACCTCGCGCAGGCGCACGAGGTCCTGACCGGCGGGCACGCGGACCTGCTGTCGATCGGGCACGGCGCGCTGGCCAACCCCGATCTGCCCGCGCGCGTCGCGGCGGCGGAACCGCTGGCCGAGTTCGACCGGGCGATGGTCTCCCCGACGGTCACGGTGGCGAACGCGCGCCGTTGGCGGGAGAGTCGGCAGGCGTGA
- a CDS encoding DUF1989 domain-containing protein has protein sequence MSRTEVPPGTGRAVRVAAGDLIRVIDVDGGQVGDVFAFRDGGGAELAEHHSAAHTRAGVDRLFPAVGEAFLTDLRRPILTLVEDTSPGEHDMLIPACDPARYTALGAPDHRSCAVNLREALAAEGLGFTGPTPQPINVFMRVPVGEDGRLNWLTATSRPGDAVTLRAEMDCVVVVSACPQDLVRISEAGLSPLAIETVHNGGTRS, from the coding sequence ATGAGCAGAACGGAAGTGCCACCAGGGACCGGCAGGGCCGTCCGCGTGGCCGCAGGCGACCTGATCCGCGTGATCGACGTCGACGGCGGCCAGGTCGGGGACGTGTTCGCCTTCCGCGACGGCGGCGGGGCCGAACTGGCCGAGCACCACAGCGCGGCGCACACCCGCGCCGGCGTCGACAGGCTGTTCCCCGCCGTCGGCGAGGCCTTCCTGACCGACCTGCGCCGCCCGATCCTCACGCTCGTCGAAGACACCTCACCCGGCGAGCACGACATGCTCATCCCGGCGTGTGACCCGGCCCGGTACACCGCGCTGGGCGCACCGGACCACCGGTCCTGCGCCGTGAACCTGCGAGAGGCGCTGGCAGCGGAGGGCCTGGGCTTCACCGGCCCGACCCCGCAGCCGATCAACGTCTTCATGCGCGTCCCGGTCGGCGAGGACGGACGCCTGAACTGGCTCACCGCGACCTCGCGGCCCGGCGACGCGGTGACCCTGCGGGCCGAGATGGACTGCGTCGTCGTGGTCTCCGCCTGCCCGCAAGACCTCGTCCGGATCAGTGAAGCCGGACTCTCCCCGCTCGCCATCGAAACCGTCCACAATGGAGGAACCCGGTCATGA
- a CDS encoding MarR family winged helix-turn-helix transcriptional regulator, translating to MEDVDAAGLDFWSFVALANRRLAQEYGFRHQLATEVLLTLNRASDLVTYDLEAAVHRPRGRSWSAFRLLFVVWLAGSLEPTSAARLTGMSRAAVSNLVKTLVAEGMLDRAPDERDGRSVRLSLTDAGQEEMVSVFREHNEREFGWTNALTETEQRILVMLLGKLITSRAEFGTRSRK from the coding sequence ATGGAAGACGTGGACGCGGCCGGGCTGGACTTCTGGTCGTTCGTGGCGCTGGCGAACCGGCGGCTCGCGCAGGAGTACGGCTTCCGTCACCAGCTGGCGACCGAGGTGCTGCTGACCCTCAATCGCGCCTCCGACCTGGTGACTTACGATCTCGAAGCCGCGGTGCACCGGCCGCGCGGACGGTCCTGGTCGGCGTTCCGGCTGCTGTTCGTGGTGTGGCTCGCCGGATCGCTCGAACCGACCAGCGCCGCCCGGCTGACCGGGATGAGCCGGGCCGCGGTGTCGAATCTGGTCAAGACGCTGGTCGCCGAGGGGATGCTCGACCGGGCCCCGGACGAGCGCGACGGACGTTCGGTGCGGTTGTCGCTCACCGACGCCGGACAAGAGGAGATGGTCTCGGTCTTCCGCGAGCACAACGAACGCGAATTCGGCTGGACGAACGCGTTGACCGAGACCGAACAGCGCATCCTCGTGATGCTGCTGGGCAAGCTGATCACCAGCCGCGCCGAGTTCGGCACCCGGAGCCGCAAGTAG